acttttcttctaTGCAAGCATCTAGATATAGATACTTTATCACTAATATAACacaattaatgatatttataagaCCTGTGATgacctaaaataaaaataaaaaacaggatattgaatttatatgtgcttccattaaaaatgaaatttatctgTACGCATATTCTTTTATACTTACGTAGCTTTTTATAATTCATTACATAAAACACAAACATAGAACCGACCACCATTTGAAAGAAGGGAGCTATACCACCTCGTCTGGGCTGTACATATTTATGTTGCCAACGCCAAAATgctacaaaacaaaataatattatgacaaAAGATCTTTACATAAGTTATGTAAGGTTTGTTTGCGTCGCAAGCTTCAATATATTCTTACATCAATGTGTTCCAATATGTTTACAGCAAATGTATTGGAACACATTAGAGTGTAGGAGTATGTTGAAGCGTGCAACATGAACGAATTTGtagatattgttttttaaaaacaatatcatGCAATTTTTGACTAATGAagaaatgcttttttttctcaTGTGTAAATACCTCGTGAAAACAGCCCTACAAGCGCCTGTGGACTTTTTTGACGTCTTGAGATCCAGCCAGGAATTTCGCTGAGCTTCAGATCCAAGAACGCAGTGTCGGCTgtatgaaaaaagttattacataatattattaattctgtCTAAGAAAATGAATGGTATATTGGATGTGATGAACAAACTCACGTTTTCCATAAAAGCGTGCAGGATCATACGGCCCGTGTCTCACAGGATCATATGCCGGTGGATAACCACCGAACTGCAATTTACTTGCCATAATAAAATATCAGGTTTTTACAGATGAATTGAGATGAATTCCACGGTGTTAACGAACGAAATAGGTATATGCAATGCTaaccataaatataaaaaagtgtaGATTGAGCTTTCCTTTCTGTCCACAATACTAGAAATCGGTCCA
The window above is part of the Solenopsis invicta isolate M01_SB chromosome 8, UNIL_Sinv_3.0, whole genome shotgun sequence genome. Proteins encoded here:
- the LOC105192870 gene encoding putative ATP synthase subunit f, mitochondrial; its protein translation is MASKLQFGGYPPAYDPVRHGPYDPARFYGKPDTAFLDLKLSEIPGWISRRQKSPQALVGLFSRAFWRWQHKYVQPRRGGIAPFFQMVVGSMFVFYVMNYKKLRHHRSYKYH